Proteins encoded in a region of the Zea mays cultivar B73 chromosome 4, Zm-B73-REFERENCE-NAM-5.0, whole genome shotgun sequence genome:
- the LOC100192112 gene encoding Glucomannan 4-beta-mannosyltransferase 1 has protein sequence MDALPEAWSQVRAPVIVPLLRLAVAVCLTMSVLLFLERVYMAVVISGVRLLRLRPDRRYRCDPLPEDDPELGSSAFPVVLVQIPMFNEREVYQLSIGAVCGLSWPADRLVVQVLDDSTDEVIKEMVRMECERWARKGINITYQIREDRKGYKAGALRAGMRHAYVRDCEYVAIFDADFQPDPDYLKRTIPYLVHNPEIALVQARWRFVNADECLMTRMQEMSLDYHFTVEQEVSSSVCAFFGFNGTAGVWRISAVNEAGGWKDRTTVEDMDLAIRASLKGWKFVYLGDVQVKSELPSTFKAFRFQQHRWSCGPANLFRKMLMEIVTNKKVTIWKKIHVIYNFFLIRKIIAHIITFSFYCVIIPATIFVPEVRIPKWGCVYIPSAITLLNSVGTPRSFHLLFFWVAFENVMSLHRTKATLIGLLEAGRANEWVVTAKLGSAMKMKSANKAGLRKQFMRIWERLHVTELGVAAFLFSCGWYDLAYGRDHFFIYLFFQSVAFFIVGVGYVGTIVPQS, from the exons ATGGACGCGCTGCCGGAGGCGTGGTCGCAGGTGCGCGCGCCGGTGATCGTGCCGCTGCTGCGGCTGGCGGTGGCCGTGTGCCTCACCATGTCGGTGCTTCTGTTCCTTGAGCGCGTGTACATGGCCGTCGTCATCTCCGGGGTGCGCCTGCTCCGCCTCCGCCCCGACCGCCGCTACCGCTGCGACCCCCTCCCCGAGGACGACCCGGAGCTGGGCTCCTCCGCGTTCCCCGTCGTGCTCGTCCAGATCCCCATGTTCAACGAGCGCGAG GTGTACCAGCTGTCCATCGGCGCCGTGTGCGGGCTGTCGTGGCCGGCGGACCGGCTGGTGGTGCAGGTGCTCGACGACTCCACGGACGAAGTGATTAAG GAGATGGTGCGGATGGAGTGCGAGCGGTGGGCTCGGAAGGGGATCAACATAACGTACCAGATCCGGGAGGACCGCAAGGGGTACAAGGCCGGCGCGCTGCGGGCGGGGATGAGGCACGCGTACGTGCGCGACTGCGAGTACGTGGCCATCTTCGACGCCGACTTCCAGCCCGACCCGGACTACCTCAAGCGCACCATCCCCTACCTCGTCCACAACCCGGAGATCGCCCTCGTCCAGGCGCGCTGGAGATTCG TGAACGCGGACGAGTGCCTGATGACGAGGATGCAGGAGATGTCCCTGGACTACCACTTCACCGTGGAGCAGGAAGTGAGCTCCTCCGTCTGCGCCTTCTTTGGATTCAACG GCACCGCCGGCGTGTGGCGCATCTCCGCGGTGAACGAGGCTGGGGGGTGGAAGGACCGGACCACGGTGGAGGACATGGATCTGGCCATCCGGGCCAGCCTCAAGGGCTGGAAGTTCGTCTACCTCGGTGACGTCCAG GTGAAAAGCGAGCTGCCGAGTACCTTCAAGGCCTTCCGGTTCCAGCAGCACAGGTGGTCGTGCGGCCCGGCGAACCTGTTCAGGAAGATGCTCATGGAGATTGTGACGAACAAG AAAGTGACGATCTGGAAGAAGATCCACGTCATCTACAACTTCTTCCTGATACGCAAGATCATCGCGCACATCATCACCTTCTCGTTCTACTGCGTCATCATCCCGGCAACCATCTTCGTCCCCGAGGTCCGCATACCCAAGTGGGGCTGCGTCTACATCCCCTCGGCCATCACCCTCCTCAACTCTGTCGGCACTCCCAG GTCTTTCCACCTGCTTTTCTTCTGGGTCGCCTTCGAGAACGTCATGTCCCTGCACAGAACAAAGGCCACGCTGATCGGCTTGCTGGAGGCCGGCAGGGCCAACGAGTGGGTGGTGACGGCGAAGCTCGGCAGCGCCATGAAGATGAAATCGGCTAACAAAGCGGGGCTCAGGAAGCAGTTCATGAGGATATGGGAGAG GCTGCACGTCACGGAGCTCGGGgtggcagccttcctcttctcctGCGGCTGGTACGATCTTGCGTACGGGAGGGACCATTTCTTCATCTACCTCTTCTTCCAGTCTGTCGCGTTTTTCATCGTCGGCGTCGGCTACGTCGGCACCATCGTCCCGCAGTCGTAG